In the genome of Oligoflexus sp., the window TGACTTCTCCGTCTATGTCATCGGCAAGGTCAACGTGCAGCTTATGACCCAGGCCATGCGCGATATTCAGCTGAAGCCCGACGCCTATCAGCTCGCCGGTGAAAGCTATTCCCGCTTTCTGGAACGCTGCGGCAACGATGTGGTTTCGGGTCGGACCACGGGCGGCGAACTCTTCGTCGTCCTCGAAATCATCACCCACAGCAAAGAAGAAAAGCGTAAAATCGAAGCCTCGCTGCAGGGGAGCTACGGTGTTTTCTCGGGTTCTGCCAGCTTCTCGCAAAACCTGGAAAATATCATTAAAACCAGTGAAACAACCTTCCGCCTCTATCAGGACGGCGGCGTCTATACATCGTCTGACCTCACGGCGGATCAGCTGATTCAGAAAGTTGTGAATTTCCCGAATACAGTGCAGCCTAATAACGGCTGGCCGGTGAGTGTAACAACCGTCAGCTACAAGACGCTGGCCCTGCCGACCATCGACAATTCCATCGACCTTGCGCATCGTCAGGAGGTTCTGAAAGACTATCTCAATCTTTCCCTTGCTTACGAAGACTATCGCAACAGCATCCAGTTCATGCTGAATAACCCGACTCAGTTCGTGAATCTCGACAGCGTTCTCTGGAATCAGAAACTGATTCAAACCAACGAGGTCCTGAACACGATCGCCCGCCGGTCGAGCACCTGCTACAATCTGACAAAAGCTTGCGAATTGAATCAGGATATCACCTACCCGAACAAGGCGGAACTTCCCCAGCGCGTGGAGAATACCCCCGTGCCGAACGTCACCGGCTGCATGGATCCCAATGCCAGCAACTTTGTGAAGGAAGCCAATCAGCCCGCGACCTGCGATTATGATTTGAACGCTCAGGTCCTCTTTCAAAGCGTGAGCCCCACCACAGGCCAGCAGATGACCAGAAACTATAACTTCAAGACCAGCGGTCTCCGCAGCGACCTTGCCGTCAGCGAGTGCATGAACAAATATGGAAACATGACTTTGCGTGACCATCGCGGCGGCACTACGGTGACCTATAAGGCGATCAAAACAAGCTGTACCTTTAATAAACCTCTGGTGGTCCGTCCACGGCCCGTGATCGTCCGCCCCGGCATGTTGGAGTTTTGAGCTATGAAAAGGCTTCTTTCCACTCTTGTCCTTTTTATGTCTATGATCAGCTGCGGGACTTCGCCCTCGGGTTCCGCTGTGAAAACCATCATCGGCAACGATGATCGGCCTTATCAAAGTTATAGCCTTGCAGTCGCGCCCCGCAACGCGATCGGACGGCTGATGCTGACTTCGAAAAATGGGTCCGAAGTTGGCTGCACGGGAACACTCGTAAGGGCTGATGTGGTTCTGACCGCAGCGCACTGTCTGGTTTTTTCCGGCGATAGTTTTGACTTTGGATTTTTCTACTCGGCCTACGACAATGGAAATTTCACGGGTGAGTATAAAGTTAAGTCCTTCGTCCTGGGAACGACCTCGCCGTCGACGGTTGCCGGTCGCAAGAGCGACTGGGCGCTGGTGAAGGTCGAGCATCTTTGGGGCGAGCAGCCGGCACCTTTGAAGATGGCTGGCCTTGCCGGATCGGCTCTTTCGTATCCTGTGACTGTCGATCTTGAAGGGTACAGCGGGGATCGCCAAGGCGGGGAAGTCCCGTCCTTTCACTTCGGTTGCCGCCTTTTGAAGACAATCACCAGCGCCACTGTATCGAACGCTCCCTTGGGTACAATCGCGCACGATTGCGATGCCGCCCCGGGTTCGTCCGGAGCGCCTCTCGTACAAAAAATCTGGAGTGGATATCAGATCGTGGCCGTGAATACCGCCGGCAATAATGATCTCTTTGAAGGTCTGACGGGACCGATCAATATTGCTGCGGATACCCGGGATGCAGCGCGAGCCCTGACGACGCTGCGCTGAAAGAATTCCTTGGGGTTACGGACAGGTTCCCGGTGTGGGCCTTGTCCGTACCACCCAAACGCCATCGACTTTTTCCATGGACTGACCACTTAAAATTTTCGGCAGATGCACAGGGCTCACGGTACCGTCGGGTCCTTTGAAATTGGCTTTATTATCTGGACCGCCGTAGATCACGGCGTCGATCGGCAGGGAATCGCGCGTGATGTCGCTGGCTTTGATTGCGAAAAGACCGATTGCATCAGCAATAGTGCCTCCGTTTTGCAGGCCGCCTGGGAAACTTTCCGCCTGAAAGAAATTCGGGCTGAAGTTTTGTGCGGTGCTTTTCGGGCCACCGATGACAACACATGCACCCGCGGTGAGCGTGCCTTTTAGCTGATACCGGAGCGTTGCGTAGGAATCACCGCCTGCGCCGATCGCATACTGGGAAAGGTCGAGGTCGCGACCGCTGGTGTTCATAATTTCAATCCATTCCAAGCCGCTGTCATCACCTGCAGGATCGAAAAACACTTCCGTCAGGCTGATATCCTGAGCGATCAGAGTCATGGTCCAGCTGGTGACAGAACCATTTAACAGCGCCTTGATCGTTGTGGTTCCAGGCGTCAGTCCGCGGACGCTGACCGTGACTTCCTGCTGACCAGGGGCGAGGGTAGGCGTGGAGGTGACTTCGAGCATGCTGCTTTCGTATTCCAGCGCAACCGTTTCACCGGCGCGCAGAAATGAAGAAGGAAGATTGGTGCGCAGCTTGATGGTCGTCGTCGCGCCCACGCCGGCTCGCACGTTGGATTTTTCCACAGGCAAAAGCTGTGGTTTGGGATCGTTGAGTATGATGATGCGAGCGCTGACTTCCATATCGAGGAGGCGTGCGGTAAGGAGGACCGGCTCAGTACTGTTTTTTAGAGCTTTCAGCGATGGGACGGGAACGCTTGTTGCATCTTTGGGAAGAATCACCAACGCAGGTGCTTCCAGTGACGCTGGGTCCTGACTAGTAAGTGCGATTTCCAGATCGCCAGGTGCGGGTCTATCCAATGTTAAATTGAGCAGGGGGCTGACAGGTCCGTTATAACCAGCTTCACTGAAGGCTTCGGCTGCACTGAAACCGAGGAGAACAGGCTGGCCCTGATCTTTGACTTCGATGTCTTCAGCGCTACGCGGTTCCAAATGGAAGCGACCGGCGAACTTTCGCAGGATGCCGGTGACAAGAACTGTGGATCCGCGCAGAGGTTTGGAATATGTGGCCAGACCCTGTCCCACGCTGATCGCCTGATCCACATAAAAGGACGCCGTATCATCGCGTTCCGTAGGCCAGGACACAAGTCCGGATACTGCGGTGCGGACAAGAAGACCTTCGAGGCTTTCAAGAGTTGCCGCTTGCGACCAGTCGCTGACAGTCAGATTCCGAACCGGCAGATTTTGTTTTTCGGCCAGTAGTTCGAATGTTGCGAGATCCTGGAGCTGATACTGATCCTTATAGGAATCATAGGTCGCGGTGAGTTGAATTTTCTGTCCAACGGCCGGCTTTTGTCCTTTGGGTTGATAGACGAAGATACCTGTGGCCTTTCCTTCGCCAGCATCCTGCAGATAAAAACCTGTAGGGGCCAGAGCCGTAACCAGTCCTGTCAGGCGAACTTTGGCCTTGGTTTTGATGCCATTGAGATCGGCTGTTGGAAATTTCAGCTGGGAGATGGCCTCGACAGGACAGGCAGCAAGTTCGGCGTTCTTAAGGCTGGCGCAGGGATCGCAGAGATCGCCGCGGCCATCCTGATCGAAGTCAGCCTGATCCGCATTTTTTAAGAGTGGGCAGTTATCACGGTAATCAGGAATCAGATCGTGATCGCGATCTTCAGCGCGGGACTGGGCGCAAAGCTGATCGCCTTCTCCCGCAGGACACACGTCGCAGCTGTCACCGCGTCCGTCTTTATCGAAATCAGCCTGCAGTCCACGATCAACGGGACGGATGGGATTGAAGACACGCGGGCAGTTGTCCGCTTCATTCAAGGCGCCGTCGCCATCGAAGTCCTTTTCGCTGGGGCCGGTATACGAGCCTGGGCGAACGGGTTCGCAGCTCGGTTCATCGGCGGGTTTTTCGCAGAAGAAGAGGGGATAGGCATCTTTGATCGCGGTTTGAAAGGCTGCGAAGTCTGCAATTCCTGCGGCTTTCAGAGCAGCCGACTGGCTTTCATAGCAGAGTTTTTTCGGGGTCCCGCAGACGTCGATGGTTTCACACTGTTCCTGCATGCTGTCCAGAATCGAGGCGTCTCCATAAAGTACCTTGCCACCACGAATGACAAGCGCCGTTTCGCGAGCTTCCGCCTGAAACACAGCCTGATAAGGGTTCCGTGCACCACCCTTGCGATAGACTGCAATATCTGCGGTCAATCCTGGATCGAGGCGGCCGAGACGCTGTTCGACTTTCAGAGCTGACGCCGCTTGAGCAGTCACCATGAGCCAAAGATCGCGGTCCGAGAACGCGTGATCATAATATCGAGCGTTCAGCTGCGCAGCACACTGCAGCTCGCGGTTCAAATGCGCCGATCCCGAGGGCGTCCAGTCTGTGCCGAGGGCGATATTGATTCCGAGTTGGCGGTAAAGGGTCACAGGCGCGGTGTTACCATAAAGCGAAATATTGGAACGTGGCGACCAAACCACTGCTGTGCCCCGCGCGGCCAATTTCTGGGCATCGGGAGTCAAAAGGCCAATCGCATGAACGTAAGAGTTGTTCGTGCCGGTCACATCAAAACCACCCTGATCCGCACTGCTGAGGCAGAGGAATTCATTCCGTGCAGCATCATCAATGCCTTCGGCGACGTGCATCAGATTCAAGCCGTTGGCGAGGTCCGGGATATTTTTCTGCCTTGTGTAGGCGCAGTCACCGACACGAAAATCATAGTCGCTGCCGTTTTCCAGTGGGAACGTGCTATAGAACATGGGTTCTGCAATCAAGCCTTCCAGATAGCGATTATCATCGAGGTTGCGCATAAATCCAGCAACCGAAGACGAGCCCGCAATCGAAACAGTCCCTGTCATCAACTGCCTTATTTCACCAAGCGCATTGGCAACATCATCACCTGATTTCGGAACCGAAACCTTATCATGATCTCTTTTCCCGCCGCGCCAGTCGTTGCGATGTTCAAAGCGATTCATTCCCCAGTTCCCGGGTTTCGCCGCGGCCCAGCCCAGGTGATCGTGCGCGTTAATCAGCGCCGGTGAAATTACAGCATCGGGACATGAAAGTCGTCGGGCCTTCTTCGCCACGGCTTCCGCACGGCAATCGCAACCGCTACAGGTCAAAACACCTTGACCGTTATAAAGAACACCACCGCCGATCACAGGTTGATCGAAGGTTAGAACGGTGCCTTCCAAATAAGTCCAATCACTGCTGCCAGCTTCGGTTTGAACGCAGGTTTGTTCGGAACGGGTGACTTCAAGAGGCTGGGGGCATATGCGTGCATCGGGCAGTGGGGCAGGGTTGTCAGGAATTTCGGGGGAGGGACTTTCCGGGTTCGGATTCTGCGGCTGAACAGGTTGAACGGGCTGCTCTGGCCTCGGTGACGGCGCCGGGTCTCTCGAACCGGACTTTTTATGACAGGCCCCGCTGGTCATGAGTAGGACGAAAAAGACCAGCAAAAGTCGTGACTTCATGCTTCCTGGAATCGCCATGGTTTTTCCTCTGCCTTGGTGTTTAGCAGAAGTTGGTTAGCACAGAAAGGCTTGGTGGACAAGGGCTTTACGGAAGATTTATATGGCTTTGCGGTTCGGGGGGAGAACAAAGGGGGTGACTTTTTGGAGAGCGTGCCGATCTATTGTTATAATGCTGATAAGGCCTACCATTAAGGATCGTGGAATATGCGTTTTTATCTGTCGTCCTATCGACTTTGCAGTTCACCCT includes:
- a CDS encoding thrombospondin type 3 repeat-containing protein, whose protein sequence is MAIPGSMKSRLLLVFFVLLMTSGACHKKSGSRDPAPSPRPEQPVQPVQPQNPNPESPSPEIPDNPAPLPDARICPQPLEVTRSEQTCVQTEAGSSDWTYLEGTVLTFDQPVIGGGVLYNGQGVLTCSGCDCRAEAVAKKARRLSCPDAVISPALINAHDHLGWAAAKPGNWGMNRFEHRNDWRGGKRDHDKVSVPKSGDDVANALGEIRQLMTGTVSIAGSSSVAGFMRNLDDNRYLEGLIAEPMFYSTFPLENGSDYDFRVGDCAYTRQKNIPDLANGLNLMHVAEGIDDAARNEFLCLSSADQGGFDVTGTNNSYVHAIGLLTPDAQKLAARGTAVVWSPRSNISLYGNTAPVTLYRQLGINIALGTDWTPSGSAHLNRELQCAAQLNARYYDHAFSDRDLWLMVTAQAASALKVEQRLGRLDPGLTADIAVYRKGGARNPYQAVFQAEARETALVIRGGKVLYGDASILDSMQEQCETIDVCGTPKKLCYESQSAALKAAGIADFAAFQTAIKDAYPLFFCEKPADEPSCEPVRPGSYTGPSEKDFDGDGALNEADNCPRVFNPIRPVDRGLQADFDKDGRGDSCDVCPAGEGDQLCAQSRAEDRDHDLIPDYRDNCPLLKNADQADFDQDGRGDLCDPCASLKNAELAACPVEAISQLKFPTADLNGIKTKAKVRLTGLVTALAPTGFYLQDAGEGKATGIFVYQPKGQKPAVGQKIQLTATYDSYKDQYQLQDLATFELLAEKQNLPVRNLTVSDWSQAATLESLEGLLVRTAVSGLVSWPTERDDTASFYVDQAISVGQGLATYSKPLRGSTVLVTGILRKFAGRFHLEPRSAEDIEVKDQGQPVLLGFSAAEAFSEAGYNGPVSPLLNLTLDRPAPGDLEIALTSQDPASLEAPALVILPKDATSVPVPSLKALKNSTEPVLLTARLLDMEVSARIIILNDPKPQLLPVEKSNVRAGVGATTTIKLRTNLPSSFLRAGETVALEYESSMLEVTSTPTLAPGQQEVTVSVRGLTPGTTTIKALLNGSVTSWTMTLIAQDISLTEVFFDPAGDDSGLEWIEIMNTSGRDLDLSQYAIGAGGDSYATLRYQLKGTLTAGACVVIGGPKSTAQNFSPNFFQAESFPGGLQNGGTIADAIGLFAIKASDITRDSLPIDAVIYGGPDNKANFKGPDGTVSPVHLPKILSGQSMEKVDGVWVVRTRPTPGTCP
- a CDS encoding trypsin-like serine peptidase, producing the protein MKRLLSTLVLFMSMISCGTSPSGSAVKTIIGNDDRPYQSYSLAVAPRNAIGRLMLTSKNGSEVGCTGTLVRADVVLTAAHCLVFSGDSFDFGFFYSAYDNGNFTGEYKVKSFVLGTTSPSTVAGRKSDWALVKVEHLWGEQPAPLKMAGLAGSALSYPVTVDLEGYSGDRQGGEVPSFHFGCRLLKTITSATVSNAPLGTIAHDCDAAPGSSGAPLVQKIWSGYQIVAVNTAGNNDLFEGLTGPINIAADTRDAARALTTLR